One stretch of Schlesneria sp. DSM 10557 DNA includes these proteins:
- a CDS encoding IS4 family transposase produces the protein MPEMIFDQLDTAQFGDKRLTKRFVRIMERVSEKPNMSIPAAMKGRAEMEGAYRFCDNPKVSPEAIRSPHVAATYERIRQTDVVVLVQDTTQLDVTRPRQQVRESGPLEFKTRFGAFVHPLIAFDTNGIPLGETWNKTWVRKSIETQVPRSEKRDRRMATPIEDKESFRWLEGLRAAREVAKVCPDTQCICVGDSEADIYELFAEPRNTGEGQELQLLVRACHDNRVLSNHPQNLVETLRASSSLLSCSVKVSRRTPKVKANKRKRTLERDARVAAVEIRTATVTLRPPHRPDRKLLEATLNVVLVEEPSPPEGQQPIQWILLTTLPIDNLEQVQLIVKYYGIRWQIEVYFKTLKSGCRIEERYFEEMDRLLNCVAVYSIVAWKILYLCRLSQQCPDLDCEVVFEPCEWKPVYMVTHNNVLPQSPPTLNEMVRMIASLGGYVMRPKTQPGSQTLWLGLQRLHDLSQAWNSFGPEASARMPRGGDQLCNDGPSRGSDRGRGRV, from the coding sequence ATGCCGGAGATGATCTTTGATCAGTTGGACACAGCCCAATTCGGTGACAAGCGGTTGACGAAGCGATTTGTCAGGATCATGGAACGCGTCTCTGAGAAGCCGAACATGAGTATTCCGGCCGCGATGAAGGGACGCGCCGAAATGGAAGGGGCCTATCGGTTCTGCGATAATCCGAAGGTGTCCCCCGAGGCGATCCGCTCTCCCCATGTCGCCGCCACGTATGAGCGAATTCGCCAAACAGACGTGGTCGTGTTGGTTCAAGACACGACCCAACTGGATGTCACTCGCCCCAGGCAGCAAGTCAGAGAAAGCGGCCCGCTTGAGTTTAAAACACGCTTTGGCGCGTTCGTTCATCCGTTGATTGCCTTTGATACCAACGGGATTCCTCTGGGCGAAACCTGGAATAAGACCTGGGTTCGCAAATCGATTGAGACGCAGGTCCCTCGTTCGGAAAAACGAGATAGACGCATGGCGACTCCGATTGAAGATAAAGAGAGTTTCCGCTGGCTGGAGGGCCTTCGAGCGGCGCGAGAGGTCGCCAAAGTCTGCCCTGACACCCAGTGCATCTGTGTGGGAGATAGTGAAGCAGATATCTACGAACTGTTCGCCGAGCCGCGAAACACGGGTGAAGGACAGGAATTGCAGTTACTGGTACGTGCCTGCCACGACAACAGGGTTCTGAGCAATCACCCCCAGAATTTGGTGGAAACACTGCGGGCGTCAAGCAGTTTGTTGTCGTGTAGCGTCAAAGTGAGCCGTCGGACTCCCAAGGTAAAGGCGAATAAACGAAAACGCACACTAGAACGAGACGCTCGGGTCGCGGCAGTGGAAATTCGTACGGCGACGGTCACACTTCGACCACCTCACCGCCCCGACCGCAAACTCCTTGAAGCGACGTTGAATGTTGTCCTGGTAGAAGAACCAAGTCCTCCAGAAGGACAACAGCCAATCCAATGGATTCTCCTGACAACATTGCCGATCGATAACCTCGAACAGGTTCAATTGATCGTGAAATACTACGGTATCCGCTGGCAGATCGAAGTTTATTTCAAAACCTTGAAATCGGGTTGCCGCATTGAAGAACGGTACTTCGAGGAGATGGATCGACTGCTGAATTGCGTTGCCGTGTACTCGATCGTTGCGTGGAAAATCTTATATCTGTGTCGGCTCAGCCAGCAGTGTCCCGACCTGGACTGCGAAGTCGTCTTCGAGCCTTGTGAATGGAAACCCGTTTACATGGTCACGCACAACAACGTGCTCCCTCAGAGCCCCCCGACGCTGAACGAAATGGTCCGGATGATTGCCTCGTTGGGTGGTTACGTGATGCGTCCGAAAACTCAACCCGGCTCCCAAACGCTGTGGCTGGGTCTTCAACGTCTGCATGACCTCTCCCAGGCTTGGAATTCATTTGGACCCGAGGCTTCTGCGCGAATGCCCCGCGGTGGTGATCAGCTCTGCAATGACGGCCCCTCCCGCGGATCCGATCGCGGTCGAGGCAGAGTATGA
- a CDS encoding PVC-type heme-binding CxxCH protein, which translates to MRVVLRFLVGWICFAGVAGLTLADEATTIRLNLRNRVEVAPKLKRWHTVTTPTDWNPRKTAIVVCDMWDQHWCPESTTRVAEMAPHMDEVIQAARSLGVFIIHCPSDTMDFYKDTPQRKRAQDAPMVETKRPLERWCKIDLTREAPLPIDDSDGGCDCAEPVKNYRAWSRQIADIEIHDEDAITDSDEAYRLMRSRGIENVIVMGVHTNMCVLGRPFSIRQMVYQGMNVVLMRDMTDTMYNPAMKPFVSHFSGTDLVVEHIEKYWCPTITSSDFLGKPPFRFGADKRPHVVILTAEDEYRTEETLPIFAGKYLQKDFRVSFVFNDFFNKFDLPGIDQVEDADVLLVSVRRRPLPPAQLEFIRKYVSAGKPVVGIRTASHAFSLRSGVADTSDSQVPLEAWPEFDREVIGGNYQGHTANESKSLIQIPEGVTHPILTGLPTDEFPSAGTLYLNSPLPKDSQELLRGRVEGLEKQEPVAWTFKRQDGGRTFYTSLGHKGDFSQPPFQRLLLNAICWAADIAVPTDDQFAAAGVAQKGPEDVPSPWVPFTVPGLWEKQPGLESYDGFAWFRCEVKIPETWAGRGAFLLVENVDNSCESFVNGVKVGVSGGLPPKYTNGVDNIHRYVIPEKTLKPGEINTIAIRVYDEGGAGGFKSGPPQLIAGNEAISLEGNWLFRTGDDLAWATIPTSQLAGTGEQPPPALKPFAKVIPAPAVNRFATVIRREAQQTALSAQESMDHFKIPEDLAVDLVLAEPEVAQPLFMNFDERGRMWVMQYLQYPEPAGLTLLSKDQWWRAVYDKVPDPPPQGEKGLDKITIHEDTDGDGVYDKHVTFVDDLNIATAFVQGRGGLWVLNPPYLLFYADKDGDDVPDGDPEVHLSGFGIEDTHSVVSSLRWGPDGWLYGAQGSTVSGSVRIGLPTKDEGKRPVPTVHSLGQNIWRYHPVTRTYEIFSEGGGNAFGLEIDSAGRIFSGHNGGNTRGFHYMQGAYLQKGFSKHGPLSNPYSFGYFPAMEHHNVPRFTHEFIIYEGSGGPFGLPACYQGKLFGAAAILNHVVMSDVERVGSTFKTKDIGYAIDSSDTWFRPVDVKDGPDGGVYVADWYDGQLAHTANYQGGLDREHGRIYRIRSKSSSKPGQPIAGLPQKSIANLTSMELVKLLASPDRWHRETARRLLADRRDSAIVPAVKKQLFDVKGQLALELLWGLYLSGGLDEATALKALDHAEPQVRLWSIRLLADDRRLPSDIAARAASLALTEPDIEVRCQLAASAKRLPPEQSLPILKNLMMRDEDLADPRQPLMIWWGLESTIDPASPAALTAISPQTNLVEMERRAAEKGASESPVLRLFEDRALWTRPLVQKEILPRLMRRFASTGQRSDLAICARLLKGSPNAETTKGLMQGFEEAFQGRSLNNVPAELVTALSAAGGGSLSLKIRQGDMAATEEALLAIQDEKTPAGKRAEYVNLFGEIKYPKVVPVLLKTLVTTPDDGLKAAILTALQAYGDAEIAQGVLEQYGNFNEDVRAVAQSLLVSRKAWALSLLDAVDRGDIVAASLPLDTVRRMTVHRDDRVAQLIEKHWGSVEGATSAEMQQMMEHYATVLVGAGDPYPGKKIYMQMCGKCHTLHADGGKIGPDLTTYKRDDIRQMLLHIVNPSAEIREGFETQVAVLKDGRVVTGFLVEQDPQTVTLRSPDGQTISLERSELDELNKSRKSLMPEGQLKDLSEEQLRNLFAYLRSSQPLND; encoded by the coding sequence ATGCGTGTCGTTTTGCGATTCCTGGTGGGGTGGATCTGTTTTGCAGGGGTTGCCGGCCTGACGCTGGCTGATGAGGCGACCACCATCCGGCTGAACCTGCGGAATCGGGTTGAAGTCGCTCCCAAGTTAAAACGCTGGCATACCGTGACCACTCCGACGGACTGGAATCCCCGGAAGACGGCCATCGTCGTCTGTGATATGTGGGATCAGCACTGGTGTCCCGAGTCGACCACGCGTGTGGCGGAAATGGCACCTCACATGGATGAGGTGATTCAGGCAGCCCGGTCCCTGGGGGTGTTCATTATCCACTGTCCCAGTGACACGATGGACTTCTACAAGGATACGCCGCAGCGGAAGCGGGCTCAGGACGCGCCGATGGTGGAAACGAAGCGGCCGCTCGAACGGTGGTGCAAGATTGATTTGACTCGAGAAGCCCCGCTGCCGATCGATGACAGCGACGGGGGGTGCGACTGTGCAGAACCGGTCAAGAATTATCGTGCCTGGTCACGTCAGATCGCTGACATCGAGATCCATGACGAAGACGCGATCACCGATTCTGACGAAGCCTATCGACTGATGCGAAGTCGAGGAATCGAGAATGTGATTGTCATGGGAGTACACACCAACATGTGTGTTCTCGGTCGTCCGTTCTCGATTCGGCAGATGGTCTATCAGGGGATGAACGTGGTGCTCATGCGGGACATGACGGATACCATGTACAACCCGGCGATGAAGCCTTTCGTCAGCCACTTTTCCGGCACGGATCTGGTGGTTGAGCACATCGAGAAGTACTGGTGTCCCACGATCACCAGCAGCGACTTTCTGGGAAAGCCCCCGTTTCGATTCGGGGCCGACAAGCGGCCTCATGTCGTGATTCTTACGGCAGAGGACGAGTATCGGACCGAAGAGACTCTGCCGATATTTGCTGGCAAGTATCTGCAGAAAGATTTTCGCGTCAGCTTCGTCTTCAACGATTTCTTCAATAAGTTCGATCTACCGGGCATCGATCAGGTGGAAGATGCCGATGTCCTGCTGGTCAGTGTCCGTCGTCGGCCGCTGCCGCCAGCGCAATTGGAGTTCATCCGGAAGTACGTGTCAGCCGGTAAGCCGGTCGTCGGGATTCGCACGGCCAGTCACGCGTTTTCGCTCCGCAGCGGGGTCGCCGATACGAGTGATTCTCAGGTTCCGCTTGAGGCCTGGCCTGAATTTGATCGCGAAGTGATCGGTGGCAACTATCAAGGGCATACCGCGAACGAGTCCAAAAGCCTGATTCAGATTCCGGAGGGGGTGACGCATCCGATCCTGACTGGTCTACCGACCGACGAATTTCCCAGCGCTGGAACGCTCTACCTGAATTCTCCCCTGCCGAAGGACTCACAGGAACTTCTACGAGGCCGGGTGGAAGGGCTTGAGAAACAGGAACCCGTCGCCTGGACGTTTAAGCGGCAGGACGGAGGCCGCACGTTTTACACCTCGCTGGGCCACAAAGGCGATTTTAGTCAACCTCCCTTTCAGCGGTTGTTGCTGAACGCCATCTGCTGGGCCGCGGATATCGCAGTTCCGACCGACGATCAATTTGCGGCTGCCGGTGTGGCTCAGAAGGGACCTGAAGACGTTCCTTCCCCCTGGGTCCCGTTTACGGTCCCCGGTTTGTGGGAAAAGCAGCCCGGACTTGAGAGTTATGATGGCTTTGCCTGGTTCCGTTGCGAGGTCAAGATCCCTGAAACGTGGGCAGGGCGAGGAGCTTTCCTGCTTGTTGAGAACGTCGATAATTCCTGCGAAAGCTTTGTGAACGGGGTCAAGGTCGGCGTGAGTGGCGGGCTTCCTCCCAAGTACACGAATGGCGTTGACAACATCCATCGATACGTGATTCCCGAGAAGACACTGAAGCCGGGCGAGATCAACACAATTGCGATCCGGGTCTATGACGAAGGGGGGGCTGGTGGATTCAAGTCGGGGCCTCCTCAGCTGATTGCCGGAAATGAAGCCATTTCCCTGGAAGGAAACTGGCTGTTCCGAACGGGTGACGACCTGGCCTGGGCGACGATTCCAACCAGCCAGCTCGCAGGAACAGGGGAGCAGCCTCCTCCGGCTTTGAAGCCGTTCGCGAAAGTGATACCGGCACCGGCAGTCAATCGGTTCGCGACGGTCATTCGACGCGAAGCTCAGCAGACGGCCTTGTCCGCTCAAGAATCGATGGACCACTTCAAGATCCCGGAAGATCTAGCGGTCGATCTTGTCCTCGCCGAACCCGAGGTGGCGCAGCCGCTGTTCATGAATTTTGACGAGCGAGGGCGAATGTGGGTGATGCAGTACCTGCAGTATCCCGAGCCTGCGGGGCTGACTCTATTGAGTAAAGATCAGTGGTGGCGAGCGGTCTATGACAAGGTCCCCGATCCACCACCGCAGGGCGAGAAGGGCCTGGACAAGATCACGATCCATGAGGATACCGACGGTGACGGTGTTTACGATAAACATGTGACCTTCGTCGATGACCTGAATATCGCCACGGCCTTCGTACAGGGCCGCGGCGGACTCTGGGTGCTCAATCCTCCTTACCTTTTGTTCTACGCGGACAAGGACGGAGACGACGTGCCTGACGGTGATCCGGAAGTGCATCTCTCAGGGTTTGGCATTGAAGATACTCACTCAGTTGTCAGCAGCCTGCGCTGGGGACCGGACGGATGGCTGTATGGAGCCCAGGGGAGTACGGTCTCGGGGAGTGTTCGGATTGGCTTGCCGACGAAAGATGAAGGGAAGCGTCCTGTTCCGACAGTGCATTCGCTGGGACAGAACATCTGGCGCTATCACCCCGTCACGCGCACGTACGAGATCTTCTCGGAAGGGGGAGGAAACGCCTTCGGACTCGAAATTGATTCGGCAGGACGCATTTTCTCGGGACACAACGGCGGAAATACCCGTGGCTTCCACTACATGCAGGGGGCCTATCTGCAGAAGGGATTCTCGAAGCATGGCCCGCTGTCGAATCCTTACTCATTCGGGTACTTCCCGGCGATGGAGCATCACAACGTTCCCCGGTTCACTCACGAGTTCATTATCTATGAAGGGAGTGGTGGCCCCTTTGGTCTGCCCGCATGTTACCAGGGTAAGCTGTTCGGCGCGGCTGCGATTCTGAACCATGTGGTGATGAGCGATGTCGAGCGAGTTGGCTCCACGTTTAAGACGAAGGATATCGGCTACGCTATTGATTCTTCGGATACCTGGTTCCGCCCGGTCGACGTCAAAGATGGTCCCGACGGCGGGGTCTACGTCGCAGACTGGTACGATGGACAACTCGCTCATACCGCGAACTACCAGGGGGGACTGGATCGGGAACATGGCCGGATCTACCGGATTCGTTCGAAGTCGTCTTCGAAGCCGGGGCAACCGATTGCCGGGCTGCCGCAAAAGTCGATCGCCAATCTGACGTCGATGGAACTGGTGAAGCTCCTCGCCAGCCCGGATCGATGGCATCGAGAGACGGCTCGCAGGCTGCTCGCCGACCGGCGTGATTCCGCGATCGTTCCTGCTGTGAAGAAGCAGTTGTTTGACGTTAAAGGGCAACTGGCACTGGAACTGTTATGGGGATTGTATCTGTCGGGGGGGCTGGACGAAGCGACGGCGCTCAAGGCTCTGGATCACGCAGAGCCGCAAGTCCGCCTGTGGTCGATTCGATTGCTCGCCGATGACCGGCGACTCCCCTCGGATATTGCCGCTCGGGCAGCCAGTCTGGCTTTGACGGAGCCTGACATCGAAGTGCGCTGTCAGTTGGCCGCTTCAGCCAAACGACTGCCACCAGAGCAATCCCTGCCGATTCTGAAAAATCTGATGATGCGGGATGAGGATCTGGCAGATCCTCGACAGCCACTGATGATCTGGTGGGGCCTGGAATCGACAATCGACCCTGCCTCACCCGCGGCTCTCACGGCGATCAGTCCACAGACAAATCTGGTAGAAATGGAACGCCGTGCTGCTGAAAAGGGGGCCAGTGAGTCGCCTGTCTTGCGATTGTTTGAAGATCGCGCTCTCTGGACACGACCTCTGGTTCAAAAAGAGATTCTGCCACGGTTGATGCGACGGTTTGCATCGACGGGCCAGCGTTCGGACCTGGCGATTTGTGCCCGCCTGTTGAAGGGGTCGCCGAACGCAGAAACGACGAAAGGACTGATGCAGGGATTTGAAGAAGCGTTCCAGGGACGATCATTGAATAACGTTCCGGCGGAACTGGTGACCGCACTTTCCGCAGCAGGAGGAGGTTCGCTGTCACTGAAAATTCGTCAGGGGGATATGGCCGCCACCGAAGAAGCGCTGCTCGCGATTCAAGACGAGAAAACACCGGCGGGAAAGCGAGCGGAGTACGTCAACCTGTTTGGTGAGATCAAGTACCCGAAGGTCGTCCCGGTGCTCTTGAAAACGCTCGTGACGACTCCCGATGATGGACTTAAGGCTGCAATCCTCACCGCGCTGCAGGCGTATGGTGATGCCGAAATTGCTCAGGGGGTCCTTGAACAATATGGCAACTTCAATGAAGACGTGCGGGCCGTCGCTCAATCGCTTCTGGTCAGTCGTAAGGCCTGGGCTTTGAGTCTGCTGGACGCCGTTGATCGTGGAGACATCGTCGCGGCGTCATTGCCACTGGACACCGTCAGACGAATGACAGTTCATCGCGATGATCGAGTCGCTCAGTTGATTGAGAAGCACTGGGGCAGCGTCGAAGGGGCAACCAGTGCCGAAATGCAGCAGATGATGGAACACTATGCGACCGTCCTGGTGGGTGCGGGTGATCCGTATCCCGGTAAGAAGATTTACATGCAGATGTGCGGGAAGTGTCACACTTTGCATGCAGACGGGGGAAAGATCGGTCCCGATCTGACCACGTACAAACGAGACGATATCCGACAGATGCTGCTGCACATCGTGAACCCGAGTGCCGAGATTCGTGAAGGCTTTGAAACGCAGGTCGCAGTCTTGAAGGATGGACGTGTCGTAACCGGATTCCTGGTCGAGCAGGATCCGCAAACGGTGACACTGCGAAGTCCTGATGGCCAGACGATCTCACTCGAACGCTCAGAACTGGACGAGCTGAACAAGTCTCGCAAGTCACTGATGCCCGAAGGTCAGCTCAAGGACTTGAGTGAAGAGCAGCTCAGAAACCTGTTCGCCTATCTCAGAAGTTCACAGCCGTTGAATGACTGA
- a CDS encoding ATPase — protein MPTTELFSEPIDTIHRTQVGAAPLGTSHSYPLAPVGAPPQANTAVTWADDVPPLQAAPAPAPRSPRTVSDTGLSMGQLTDLLLKTLYVHGVLQGSDLSKLLRLPLDVVEEPLLMLRDQRLVEAGSGDVLGSVTFKFALTENGRIRAREAVENCRYVGPAPVPLAQYIEQCHVQSVAGTRCNPVSLRAAFKDYVIRPSLLDELGPAVCSGKSLFLYGPPGNGKTVIAKGLGRFLSQFCGEIYVPYAILADNNIITFYDPGIHQTTDDADQGFRRSGPNGEGSQGLPDGAVDRRWRRIKRPVVLTGSELTLDLMELKYNRLANFYNAPMHIKANGGMFLIDDIGRQTISARDLLNRWTVPLEESADYLTLSTGRKCMLPLEQLTIFATNLDTKEVVDEAFLRRTKHKLQVNSPTRELYTVIFQMACRQRDIAYDEAIVNTLFENYYDRGRAPRASDPRDLLEMARSICRFHEVPVNLSIDLIHECAKNFFGTM, from the coding sequence ATGCCAACGACTGAACTATTTTCTGAACCAATCGATACGATTCATCGAACTCAAGTGGGTGCCGCTCCCCTTGGAACATCGCATTCATATCCGCTGGCCCCCGTCGGTGCCCCTCCGCAGGCCAATACCGCAGTCACCTGGGCTGATGACGTTCCCCCTCTTCAGGCAGCCCCCGCTCCAGCCCCTCGCAGCCCTCGCACCGTCAGTGATACCGGTCTTTCCATGGGCCAGTTGACCGATCTGTTGCTCAAGACCCTGTATGTTCATGGTGTGCTGCAAGGTTCCGATCTTTCGAAGCTGCTGCGCCTGCCGCTGGATGTCGTGGAAGAACCATTGCTGATGTTGCGAGACCAGCGTCTCGTGGAAGCGGGAAGCGGGGACGTTCTCGGCAGCGTGACATTCAAATTTGCCCTGACGGAAAACGGACGAATCCGAGCCCGTGAGGCAGTGGAAAACTGCCGTTACGTCGGGCCTGCGCCGGTGCCGCTGGCGCAGTACATTGAACAGTGCCACGTGCAAAGCGTAGCAGGGACACGCTGCAATCCGGTTTCGCTGCGTGCCGCATTCAAGGACTACGTCATCCGCCCATCGCTGCTCGATGAACTGGGTCCCGCCGTCTGCAGCGGCAAATCGCTGTTCCTGTATGGTCCTCCTGGAAATGGCAAGACTGTCATTGCCAAGGGTCTTGGACGGTTCCTGAGTCAGTTCTGCGGGGAAATCTATGTCCCTTACGCGATCCTCGCAGACAATAACATCATCACGTTCTACGATCCCGGGATTCACCAGACGACCGACGATGCGGATCAGGGATTCCGACGCTCGGGGCCCAATGGGGAAGGCTCTCAAGGTCTTCCGGATGGAGCCGTCGACCGCCGCTGGCGCAGGATCAAGCGTCCCGTCGTATTGACCGGCAGCGAACTGACGCTCGACCTGATGGAACTGAAGTACAATCGGCTGGCAAACTTCTACAATGCTCCCATGCACATCAAAGCCAACGGTGGAATGTTCCTGATCGATGACATCGGTCGCCAGACGATTTCCGCCCGAGACCTGCTGAACCGCTGGACGGTTCCGCTGGAGGAAAGTGCCGACTACCTGACGCTGTCCACCGGTCGGAAATGTATGCTCCCACTCGAGCAGCTTACGATTTTCGCAACGAACCTCGATACGAAAGAGGTCGTCGATGAGGCCTTCCTGCGGCGGACAAAACACAAACTTCAGGTCAATTCTCCAACGCGTGAACTGTATACGGTGATCTTCCAGATGGCCTGCCGCCAGCGGGACATCGCCTATGACGAAGCCATCGTCAACACCCTGTTCGAAAATTACTACGATCGAGGACGAGCCCCCCGCGCCAGTGATCCGCGAGACCTGCTGGAAATGGCCCGTTCAATTTGCCGTTTCCACGAGGTCCCCGTGAATCTGTCGATCGACCTGATCCACGAATGCGCGAAAAACTTCTTCGGGACGATGTAA
- a CDS encoding c-type cytochrome domain-containing protein, producing MQRMINVLIVNLSLLLLAQCVYAEEDLEQTIVQQQKLADEAQAQKAAGEPAVIAARTKAKELAASLAALRVEQNKAEASVKDGEGKLPKLQEAVKKATEERAKAEAEAAAAAKAALEAKGKDTEAAEAEKSKVAAEKLVAATKALDEALKAVLPIEEGLATARKLIAEQPARTKAAEEALAAFQPELQAAESTYAALSKEAVSRLIDLEKNLVKTGRLVSFAQQVAPIFSQRCLACHNARTAKGRLNMENFANLMKGGENGPSVVAGKPGDSLLQIMIEDHSMPKDADPLLPEQIAIVKKWIETGARLDAGIAPTSTLITIMPKLVQPMPPESYRVSVPVMAIAFSPDGNLLATSGYREVLLWNPADGQLVRRIKNLAERPHDFEFSSDGSTLAVAAGTPGQMGEVKLFNVADGSLVADLFTTDDEVFSVAFSPDGTRLAAACADRSVRLFDVATRQQQKLIEDHADWVLDVAWSPDGKRIATASRDKTSKVFDSTTGESQATFNGHAQPVYGVGFLPDGASVATSGRDNRIRVWTAADAKQAREIAQGGEVFRITMQGDGTALSGSADKLARQHNLTTGAQVKQFGPHEDWVYSASYHAPSKRVASGSHDGQVRIWNYDDSTEVLKFIAAPGLSTPVAAK from the coding sequence ATGCAGCGTATGATCAACGTTCTGATCGTCAATCTGAGTCTGTTGCTGCTGGCTCAGTGCGTCTACGCGGAAGAAGATCTGGAGCAGACCATCGTTCAGCAACAAAAGCTGGCGGATGAAGCACAGGCCCAGAAAGCAGCGGGCGAACCTGCCGTGATTGCCGCTCGAACCAAAGCAAAAGAACTGGCGGCCTCTCTCGCCGCTCTGCGAGTCGAACAGAATAAAGCGGAAGCCTCGGTCAAGGATGGCGAAGGGAAGCTGCCGAAACTTCAGGAGGCGGTGAAGAAAGCGACCGAAGAACGGGCCAAGGCCGAAGCAGAAGCGGCTGCGGCTGCCAAGGCCGCTCTGGAAGCAAAAGGGAAAGACACCGAAGCCGCGGAAGCCGAAAAGTCAAAAGTTGCCGCCGAGAAACTCGTCGCTGCCACGAAGGCCCTCGACGAAGCTCTGAAGGCCGTTCTGCCCATCGAAGAGGGCCTCGCCACTGCCCGCAAATTAATTGCTGAACAACCTGCCCGCACGAAGGCCGCAGAAGAAGCACTTGCTGCGTTTCAGCCTGAACTACAGGCGGCTGAATCGACCTACGCGGCATTGAGCAAAGAAGCCGTCTCGCGGTTGATCGACCTGGAAAAAAATCTGGTGAAGACCGGACGGCTGGTCTCATTCGCACAGCAGGTGGCTCCGATCTTTTCTCAGCGATGTCTGGCATGCCATAACGCCCGGACGGCCAAGGGGCGACTGAATATGGAGAATTTCGCCAACCTGATGAAAGGGGGCGAGAACGGGCCTTCTGTTGTCGCGGGGAAGCCTGGTGACTCTCTCTTGCAGATCATGATCGAAGATCATTCGATGCCCAAGGACGCCGATCCACTGCTGCCTGAGCAGATTGCGATTGTTAAGAAATGGATCGAAACCGGGGCCCGCCTCGACGCAGGGATCGCACCGACTTCGACACTCATCACGATCATGCCCAAGCTGGTTCAGCCGATGCCTCCTGAATCGTATCGCGTGTCAGTGCCGGTGATGGCGATCGCGTTCAGCCCCGATGGGAACTTGCTCGCGACATCCGGTTACCGTGAAGTGCTGCTCTGGAATCCCGCGGATGGTCAGCTTGTTCGTCGAATCAAGAACCTGGCAGAACGTCCTCACGATTTTGAATTCTCCAGCGATGGATCGACCCTTGCTGTGGCCGCCGGAACACCCGGTCAAATGGGTGAGGTCAAGCTGTTCAATGTCGCGGATGGTTCGCTCGTGGCTGACCTGTTCACAACCGATGACGAAGTTTTTTCGGTCGCATTCAGCCCGGACGGAACGCGACTGGCCGCAGCCTGTGCCGATCGCTCGGTGCGCCTGTTTGACGTGGCAACCCGCCAGCAGCAGAAACTGATCGAAGATCACGCCGACTGGGTTCTGGATGTGGCCTGGTCGCCAGATGGAAAGCGGATTGCAACCGCCAGCCGTGATAAGACATCGAAAGTCTTTGACAGCACCACCGGTGAATCGCAGGCCACGTTCAACGGACACGCTCAACCTGTCTATGGAGTTGGCTTCCTTCCCGATGGAGCTTCCGTTGCGACCAGTGGTCGTGACAATCGGATCCGGGTCTGGACTGCGGCTGATGCCAAACAGGCTCGTGAAATCGCACAGGGGGGTGAAGTCTTCCGAATCACCATGCAGGGTGACGGAACGGCATTGAGCGGTAGCGCCGATAAACTGGCTCGCCAGCACAACCTGACCACGGGTGCCCAAGTCAAACAATTCGGTCCTCATGAAGACTGGGTCTACTCTGCCAGCTATCACGCTCCTTCGAAACGGGTGGCCAGTGGTAGCCATGACGGACAAGTCCGAATCTGGAACTACGATGATTCGACCGAAGTTCTGAAGTTCATTGCTGCACCGGGACTTTCCACTCCCGTTGCCGCTAAGTAA